The DNA region aaaggaatgctTAAGAAGTTGAACAAAACTGGCAGATTGTTTCTTGTTGATCTTAAGCTGATTCATCTGTCTTTCCACAGCTTGCCGGCAAGGATTCTACCGTCACTCCCTGGAGACTAAACGCTGCCTGAAGTGCCCCCCAAATAGCTTGTCCAATGAGTCAGGGGCTACATCTTGTTCCTGCAACACAGGCTTCTACCGGGCACCTTTGGAGGGCCAGAACATTGCTTGCACCCGTGAGTCAAGGCTataaagaaataataagaaaaatgagagaaaatgaagTGTTGGGAAATGGAGATTAAAGATCAGGGAGGGAGAAGTTGGGAGAACAGAGGGCATGATTTGAAATGCATCAGCAGAAGGGAAGCTGCCTCAGTACTTTGGGTATTAACAGCTGGATCTAATACTTTCTTCCGTGCTTCTTGTAGGCCCCCCCTCAGCTCCCCGTAATGTCAGCTTCTCCCTCATTGGCACACAGCTCAGTCTGTGGTGGCAGCCACCCAGTGATCATGGTGGACGGAAGGACCTGACTTATACAGTCTTCTGTCAGCGCTGTCTTTTCCTGACATGTGAGCCATGTGAGGCTGGTGTGGTCTTCTCCCCCAGTGCTTCTGGTCTCACTAAACCTACTGTGGACGTGGACGGCCTAGAAGCTTACACCAACTACACATTTGCTGTGGAAGCCCATAATGGTGTCTCAGGAATGGGCCCTGCTGCACAGAGGACTACTCCAGCTGTCTGGGTTGCAGTTGGACATGCAGGTTagcaaaagcagagagaagttCTTCCTGCGCATCAGGAAAAGAGGAATCTCTGtgaattttttaatctttctccatCTTCTCCTTCTGTCTTCCACATGTGTCAGCATGCTATGATCAGGACTCTAAGATACCTCTGCCTCTGGCTTTTAAAGTCCATCAGTCATTTTCCTTGCCAGTCAAAGCAGCAGAGCAAATAGCTCACCAAGAGCTATGAATCCACCAAGGACTTCACAAAGGCAAGGAGGACAAAGCCCTCCCTGTGATACACTGGTGTAGTCCAACTGGCTTGTTCCCCGTGTGACAGGAGGAACAGGGCCTGTGGCAAGAAATATTTCTTGTGACTCAGATGTTGCAAAAAATCAAACCAAGGACAATAGAAATCCCGATGTagctgaaaagaaaagctttttaagcagagagaaatgaggatgctaaaaaaatgcaagttaTCTCTGGCAGTTTTCTGTATAGTTTAGCTTGAGGTTGGCTAGTCTGACTGTCCTGTGAATACTTTCCAGTATGCTGTGAAACATGACTGTGGAAAAGAGATATGTCAGTGCTCAACAGGCCTTGGTGCTTTACCCAATTTTGATTTAGTGACAAAATAAgactttttctgccttttctttctgaCCCTAAGCAGAGGCAGCACAACTTAGGAAACCAGAGCTACTTTTGGGTcaccccatcccttcctagtgaTTATGAAAAATAAGGAGAGAACCAGGCTTGACTCTTCAGTCCCTGCAGACCATTAAGAATTACCTTTTTATTCATGAGCAGGGTACATTTGCAGTCAATTGAGAGATTTTGAATGTGAAATCTCATGGTCAGCATCTTTCTGAAATGGAGTTGCATTCATAAATCATATAGGATGGTTGTGCTACAGCTGCTTTAAGAGCTGAAAATCTTTACATCTTGATTTCAAACCGAACACTTTCAATACAGTGTTGCGTTAAATATAATTCCTTGGAACCCTGATTTTGTTTTGGAGGCCAAACAGAGTTATGCTTCTACTATTGGGGTATTCATACAAAACAATTATTTACAACTGGAGATCTTATTTCCCTTTCACCATAGGCAAGAAAGATAATGGAGTAGAAATTCAGCTGTGGCAGTAAGAGTCAGTTCCAGTTGCATGATATGACCAGAGTAGGAAGGATAGAGCCTCAGGTGAAGAGAGGGCCTAGTTTGCATTACATTTGTATTTCCTCCTGATATTCTCTGCTCTCCCCACTGCAGCTCCAGTGACAGTGTCCCAGTTTATCCTGACACAGAGAGATGACAGCAGTCTGTCCGTTTCTTGGCTTGCCCCATGGCAGCGCAGCCGTACCTCAGTGGAGTATGAGGTCATGTTCTTTGAGAAGGTGAGACCTGCCTCATCTGTTCTTCTCCTTTCACCTAAAGGGGTGAAAGAGTCCTGTTCGTTCCATGTGCATCTGTTACTTGACCCTCTTTGAttcctgcagggagaggaggcaCGTTACACAGTGAAGCACCTTCTTGAGCCAAATGTCACTCTGACAGACCTGCAGCCTGACACAGCCTATCTTCTTCGTGTGAGATCCATCACACCCCTCGGGCCTGGGCCTTACTCCCAGGAGCAAGAATTCCGCACTCTTCCACCAGGTGAGGTACAACCTCTGGTATCTCATTTGTGATAAACTTACTACCCCATTGGATTGTATATGCACATGGTACATGGATCTCTTTTGGTATTGTACTAGCTGTAAGGCAAAGAAATCACACTCTTGAGCTCCTTATCACCTAGGCCAAGCCTCTTGCTTTGTGAAAATGCAGAACAGGGAGACAGTTAGCATGTTCCCTTGCTGTCATACAAAATACTCTCCCGTTTGGAGCTGACTGGTCTCAGGTTTGTGTAATGTACTGTTAAATTATGTACTGTCTCTTCATCTAGTTCTCCTGAATGATTTTTTGATTCTGGCTAGTAGTGTTTCTAATTTTGAGTGTTAGCAAAATGATTCACATATGCACCTTTTTGCATGGAAGTTACTAATGAAAAGAAGGTGAGACCTCAAAGCACTTCATCGcaaatttttttccagctttctcaTTTCCACTGTATGTAACCAAGCCCCTGAATGTAATTCTGGTGATGATTCTGCCTAAAAGATATGCTGCTGAGAAAAGTAGTTCTCCCCCAAAGTACAAAGTGTAGAAGGCCAAGCCATTGAAGCCACAAGAAAGACCTCTCTCCTCTTTCAAAACCAGCTCATACAGGCTCCACATCCAACCTCCCCTTTCCCAAGGTTATTATGGAACTATTCTTTTAAATCTCTTCTCCAGAGATTTCCCCATTATTGAAGTCTTCTGTGATGGAGTTTCCTCTTTCTTCATTCCATGAATTCACAGATCCTGCTGTTGACCCTATGGATGTTCCTAGTAATTACAGAAATATGTTCATTGGAATAACGCCTAAGAAAGGCTAATTTTAATTTAATGGAACaaggacacagaagaaatcaAAGGCATGATTTAACATGACTAAATAGTTATGTTATCTGAGTAAAAGATAATAAGGACTTGTGTCACTGTGATTGGAATGACATTTAAGATTGGCATCTTTTGACACCAGGAGTTTTTGATAAGATGTTCTTGAAGTCACAGTGCCCGTAATGATGACATAAATGATATTTAACCAATAGAATAATGTTCCACATATAAATTAACATGTAACATAGATGGGTTTGATTATAAAAGGACATGTTAGAAGATTCTTTGCAGCTTTTCCCAAGATGatgcttttttaaacaaaatcatcTCGTCCTACCAAGACAAGGGTATTTTGAATATGAAAGCAAAGTTTCATTTGGTAGGAGTGCTTCTCTGATTATAGCAGAAGCATTATTTAGTTGTATTGGCCTAGGAATATTAGTGGAACAAGATTTGTAGGAAGAGGCCATAATTTTTTGCCTGAATTTGAGAATTTAGGTCCCTTAATTTCCTGCAAAAGAACTATGTACCTAAAAGCTCATCCATTTTTTCTAGttggtttaataaaagatattacctcacCTTCCATGGCTTGCCTCTTTGATTTTAGCAAAGAGAAATGTTAGCTTTGCCTCTTGATTTCTGCTTAACTAAGCTGgtgatttttaataattttggtGGGATGAGTCAGCATCAAATTGAGCAAGGATAACAAGAGTTAATCAGTGATGCTGACCATTGGACTGGATGTTAGGAAAAACTTCTGGACACATTGTCATGCAGTTGTTCCTTGCTTTAGACAGTTTCTTTAcgagttttctttcttctggatATTTCCCTAAATGTTTTcagggaaaatattaaaaaatgtggATGCGCATTAgataaggataaaaaaaaaaacttttctgtatttttaaaatgtttttaaagtttctttaaaGTTATGAGAAATAAAGGTTTAAGAACACACACTTCACCAACTGAGGTTATTTAGCATTTGTTCTGATAAAATCAAATATACAGTATGGCAATTAATGGCTTCAGTTTGAGAATACAAATTGAAGAAGACAACCTGAGTTATCTGAACACTATCCAATCACAAAATGAAACCATCTGAGGCTTAGTTTTGAGAAAGTAGGATCATGACATTAGATTTTAAGTTCATAAGTCAGTACCTGCTAAGCAGCAGTGTTTTCTGTCAAATTAATTAACGAACTAAATCCAGATTTTGGTaagtctgaacaggaggaaaagtctgatctgaaggagcagctggagaggaatgggagggaagaagcagcagTTCTTGGTTTTTGAAAGTGTCACAGATTTATGTGGGAACGGACCTCTGGTGTTCTCTAGTCCAACCCAAGCGTGGCTTATTTGAAAGCTAAATCAGGTATAGGGATAAATTATTCAAGCAGAGGATCAGCATTATAGATAAAAGTCAACCACATACCCACCTGAAGATGCACGATGCACGTGAATAACAATGCCATAGGACTCAAATCTGGTGGCTCCGCTGCCTGGAGGACCAATGGCCATAACTTGTCTAATACCATTGGCTGGCAGAAGCTGGTGGCTACATTCCGGTGAAATAGTTCTTGGTCTTTGCATGATATGGCCTGTCTCTTTGTCTCTGCAGACACGGGAGCTCTGTCTGGTGGAGTCATAGTTTCCATTGTTTTTGGAGTTCTACTATTTATGGGGCTGCTTATGGGACTTCTCATCTTCCGGCGAAAGTAAGTGCTAATCCTTGGAGTTGAAAAAAGTGCAGGTGTAGGGGTAGGAAAAGCTGAGCTATGGGAGCTTGAGAAGGAGTTAGGAAGGGAGGACCTGATTTATCACTGGAAGATTGGATGGGTAGAGGTTAGttagaggagaaagaggaagaccAGCATGCTGCAGCAAAATGGAATGAGTCTCAGTCGACAACTCTGATTATCAGGATTGGAGGGGCTGCTATGTCTGTAAGATCATACCTGCTGCTGAGGACAGAGGAAAATGTGGTgatttctcatttttttaataatccAGCACTATCATACCATTGTCATCACAGATTAATCAAAAATATTGTTATGACACAATCATTTATATAGCTACTGGTCAGTTAAGCAGGCTATACGTGTATCTAGTCATATCAAAGCATTCTCCATATACTTTTACTTTAGCAGTTCTCTACCTGAATATGAAGTCCTTCTACATCCTTTCTAAATGTCTACAAGGCTGCTATTGTTTTAAGAAGATCAGATATTGTATTGAAACTGTATAGAATACATTAAATGAATAGAACTTCATCTGTAATTCAGCAAGCCCAGGAATGAACAAAACAAACTAGATGGAGACAAAGCTTCATCTTAACTGTAATTGAAGCCACAGATTTTCTTGCCAGCTATACCCTATCAAGTAGGTGCAGCGCCTGGTTCCACTTTGCTCTGCACTACTGAGAGCTCTGAGCCTGACTGACTGGGGCAGACACCctgaaagttttgcttttctctttgctgtctgTTGATCATTCCAGTTTCATGACTATTCCATGACTATTTCATGACTTCCAGGCAGGCTCGTTGGAGACAATCACGGCCAGATTACAGTACTTCAGGCTTTGATCGAGGTGAGCTCAAAGGGGGTGTGCTGCTTGACAGAGACAGTGGAACCAGGGAGAAGCCTGGAGTGGGttggaagaaatgaaaagaaagagtaGTTTCAAACAAGACACTGGCTTGGATTTTCTGATGTGGTTTGTCTCTTTCCATAACATGTTTGGTAGATTTGTCCACTGCTCTTGTAGCAAATCTGTGGATTCAGCTCTACTTCTGTAGCCTTGCCCTGCAAAGCTTGTCCAAAAAGTTGGCAGGTTAATTtgctcttttgtttccttttgccaTAGAGAAGGCCTGGCTGAAGCCCTATGTGGACCTGCAACCATATGATGACCCAAGCAGAGGGGTGCTGGAATTCATTAAGGAACTGgatgtctcttgtgtcaccatggAGAATGTAATTGGGGAGGGTGAGTTCCTTGTCTCTCTCCCCATCTTTCAGCTCACCCACACTACTATCTGGCTTCCAGTTCCCGGGTTCCTCTGTGACCTTGTGTCTCTGGTTGTCCACAGGGGAGTTTGGGGAAGTGTATCGTGGGTCCCTAcggcttccagggaaagaacgcATTGTGGTTGCCATCAAGACCCTGAAGTCAACATATTCAGACTCGCAGTGGTGGAACTTTCTGCGTGAGGCAACAATTATGGGGCAGTTCAATCACCCAAACATTGTGCATCTGGAAGGGGTTGTCACCAAACGTaagagttcatgggagagagttCTGGAATAAGAGCAGAAGGTAGCACATCCCTAGAGCCTTTCCTAGAGAGGGTGCTGTCAAGGAGGCTGTGCTGGGAGAAGACTGGCATTGTCATGTGACAGAGAatgaggaagagaggagaggtATAGATTTCCAGTGGAATCGTGAGGCTCTGTTAGGAGAGGTTTTCTTGGGTTGGTGAGTGGGTGAGGAGATGGGATAATTTAAGGGATGGTTTAAGGTCATGTGTGTGACAGAGAGGGAGGAGTACAAAATCATTTGGGGAGGTCTAAGGAGGAGAGGACAGCCAGCTGTGCCGCTGGAGTGGGGATGTTGGCTGGGGCTGGATGTGGTTCTCTGTTCTGGGGGATTGTGGAGAGTGCTGAAAGGCAAGAGCAGGAGAAATGCAAAAAGGATAATGTCTTCTTGTCTTCCCCAAGGGAGGCCAATGATGATCATCACTGAGTATATGGAGAATGGAGCGCTGGATACCTTCCTCCGGGTGAGAGACCCCAATCTGTAATAGGCCTGTGTGCTGCTGGAACTTGCACTTGACCTGGGTATAGGTCCCTGGGACTAGAAATAATACCCTGACCTCCACTTAATTTCTGCTCACTAGCAATTGCATTTCCAGTTTCAGTAGTTGAAGCTTGCTGCCTTTCCATTTGCTCAATGTCCAGAGTGCTGTCTTTGGTAGTTGCAGTGCAGGTGCCTAAAGATGACTCCTCTAGTGAGAACCTGTGGGGTCCTTTAGCCTGCAGCATTGCCtttctgcttgttcaccagtgTCCTCTTTCAAGGATTGAAAGTTGATAAGGCCAGTAACCAGAAATCAGCAGATTGATGTCAGTTGACCAGTCGTCTCTCATTTCGTCTTCCGTGCAGGAGAATGAGGAAAAATTCAGCCCTGTGCAGCTTGTGAGCATGCTGCAGGGAATAGCTTCTGGCATGACCTACCTTTCAGAACACAACTATGTGCACCGGGATCTGGCTGCTCGCAACATCCTCGTAACACGCAGCCTTCAGTGCAAGGTTTCTGACTTTGGCCTCTCCCGAATATTGGAGAATGATGCAGAGGGAACCTATGAAACCAAGGTAATGCAAAAACAATCTCTGGAGAGATAAGGTCTCAGTCTTGTAAGAGAAATTGCAGTCTCAGGGGGATTGGGATTCTGCCAGATAAGAATGACAGAATTTCTTCACAATAAAGAACACCAGGCCAGGGAAGGATTTGGATGGAAAATCTCTGAGGAAAACCCATAGTAAAACTGCAAGTCACTCTGTGGATGATTCAGAAGGTGGTGCTTTTCTGTCTGGAGTGCATGTTGATTTTGTTTGCTAGGAGATTGAGTGGCACAGGGAATGCAGTTTTTGAGACGAGAAGCAAAACCAAGGATCTGATGTTTTGGACCCAATTAACTACATGTGACTTTGAAGATAGTCCTGCTGTGAGGaggggtttggactagagacATCTACAAgtctctttcacagaatcacagaacggtagaggttggaagggacctttaaagatcttctggtccaatccccctgctcaagcaggttcatgttgcccaggaccgtgtccagtcaggtgctgaatatctccaaggatggagactc from Apteryx mantelli isolate bAptMan1 chromosome 1, bAptMan1.hap1, whole genome shotgun sequence includes:
- the EPHA1 gene encoding ephrin type-A receptor 1; this encodes MELKTSSSGMELSLGLLLFSTLLPPEVLGKEVNLLDTSTAQGELGWLPDPPEVGWSEVQQMINGTPVYMYQDCSVLSEGDTDHWLRTNWIYRGEAASRIYVELKFTVRDCKSFKGEVITCKETFNLYYMESEQDVGIQFRRPLFIKLNTVAADRSFTSRDIESGAMQLNTEVCPIGKLSRRGFYLAFQNSGACVAMVSVRVYYKTCPEAVQGLAHFPETLAGSEGLTEVPGTCVEFAAEEMGSPPRMHCSTDGEWLVPMGQCLCAVGFEEVDGSCVACRQGFYRHSLETKRCLKCPPNSLSNESGATSCSCNTGFYRAPLEGQNIACTRPPSAPRNVSFSLIGTQLSLWWQPPSDHGGRKDLTYTVFCQRCLFLTCEPCEAGVVFSPSASGLTKPTVDVDGLEAYTNYTFAVEAHNGVSGMGPAAQRTTPAVWVAVGHAAPVTVSQFILTQRDDSSLSVSWLAPWQRSRTSVEYEVMFFEKGEEARYTVKHLLEPNVTLTDLQPDTAYLLRVRSITPLGPGPYSQEQEFRTLPPDTGALSGGVIVSIVFGVLLFMGLLMGLLIFRRKQARWRQSRPDYSTSGFDREKAWLKPYVDLQPYDDPSRGVLEFIKELDVSCVTMENVIGEGEFGEVYRGSLRLPGKERIVVAIKTLKSTYSDSQWWNFLREATIMGQFNHPNIVHLEGVVTKRRPMMIITEYMENGALDTFLRENEEKFSPVQLVSMLQGIASGMTYLSEHNYVHRDLAARNILVTRSLQCKVSDFGLSRILENDAEGTYETKGGKIPIRWTAPEAIAHRIFTSASDVWSFGIVMWEVLSFGDKPYGDMTNQEVMKSLEDGYRLPPPVDCPSILYELMKSCWSHDRSRRPHFQEIRAQLQHFISSPQLLRSVADFDPRVTLRLPSCSGSDGIPYRSIPEWLESIRMKRYISNFCTAGLDTMESILELTAEDLKQMGVSLPGHQKRILCSIQGFKE